One window of the Natrinema sp. CBA1119 genome contains the following:
- a CDS encoding PAS domain-containing sensor histidine kinase gives MTVEIGDLASVLLENAQDKLAVVDEAGTYLYVNDASRSILGYEPDQLVGEDSQEYIHPDDRQTVADQFQQISSTGESSASVQYRHATRSDEWVWLESRFTDLPDDTLEGYVVSSRDISQQVAAERDRRTAESRLQTIAGTVGDVLWMFNSDWTELLFVNPVYEDVFGQPVEDLEANPHEFLDVVHPDDVSRVTAAMARTSDGESVDIEYRVNPDTDYSRWVWVRSEPIIEDGEVDRIVGFSRDITDRRRRERQLVIMDNLLRHNLRNDLSVMLGNAECIARDGDESSREHAATIRRQGQELLETAAKQREIIELLTEGSVPASIDLVPVVTEAIETIRDQYPNATIETTSPDTATARAVTEIELAVAELLENAVRHEPHGKPELSVTVRSHPETISVSIRDNCPPIPEVEFRILTGDWKMDDVYHTSGLGLWLVYWVADLSDGNIAFDRSETGNTITLTLPRDRT, from the coding sequence ATGACCGTCGAAATCGGCGATCTGGCCTCGGTTTTGCTCGAGAACGCCCAGGACAAACTCGCCGTCGTCGACGAGGCGGGGACGTACCTCTACGTCAACGATGCGAGTCGCTCTATCCTCGGGTACGAGCCGGACCAGCTCGTCGGCGAGGACTCCCAGGAGTACATCCATCCGGACGATCGGCAAACCGTCGCGGACCAGTTCCAGCAGATCAGTTCGACGGGGGAGTCGTCCGCGTCGGTCCAATATCGTCACGCGACCCGAAGCGACGAGTGGGTGTGGCTCGAGAGCCGCTTTACGGATCTGCCCGACGACACGCTCGAGGGGTACGTTGTCAGCTCGCGGGATATCTCCCAACAGGTCGCTGCGGAACGCGATCGCCGCACCGCCGAGAGTCGACTGCAGACGATCGCCGGGACGGTCGGGGACGTTCTCTGGATGTTCAACAGTGACTGGACCGAGCTCCTGTTCGTCAACCCGGTCTACGAAGACGTCTTCGGCCAACCGGTCGAGGATCTCGAGGCGAACCCGCATGAGTTTCTCGATGTCGTCCACCCTGACGACGTTTCCCGCGTCACGGCAGCGATGGCCCGCACCTCGGACGGCGAATCGGTCGACATCGAGTATCGCGTCAATCCGGACACAGACTACAGCCGCTGGGTCTGGGTGCGTTCCGAACCGATCATCGAAGACGGTGAGGTCGACCGTATCGTCGGGTTCTCCCGGGATATCACCGATCGTCGTCGCCGGGAACGCCAGCTCGTGATCATGGACAATCTCCTTCGACACAACCTGCGAAACGATCTGTCCGTGATGCTCGGCAACGCAGAGTGCATCGCGAGGGACGGCGACGAATCGTCCCGCGAACACGCGGCGACCATCCGCCGACAGGGGCAGGAACTCCTCGAGACCGCCGCCAAGCAGCGCGAGATCATCGAGTTGCTAACGGAGGGATCGGTGCCCGCCTCGATCGACCTCGTCCCAGTCGTAACCGAGGCAATCGAAACGATACGCGACCAGTATCCGAACGCGACGATCGAGACGACGTCTCCGGACACCGCGACCGCCCGCGCAGTAACTGAAATCGAGTTGGCCGTGGCGGAACTCCTCGAGAACGCGGTTCGACACGAACCGCACGGTAAGCCGGAACTGTCGGTAACCGTCCGCTCGCATCCGGAAACGATCTCCGTCTCGATTCGAGATAACTGTCCGCCGATCCCGGAAGTCGAGTTTCGCATTCTCACCGGTGACTGGAAGATGGACGACGTCTATCACACGTCCGGGTTGGGGTTGTGGCTCGTCTACTGGGTCGCCGACCTCTCGGACGGCAATATCGCGTTCGATCGATCCGAGACGGGAAACACTATCACGCTGACGCTACCGCGCGATCGGACGTGA
- a CDS encoding alkaline phosphatase family protein, whose translation MSGSTTPSERAFVLGLDGVPWRLIEQWSEEGELPNFARMREEGASGTLESTRPPTTPLAWPSIATGVWPDKHGIYGFQNLSSEYSHEMYTSRDLQQPALWEQLGPAHVGNVPMTYPVSEIDGTMVTGMMTPSTDREFTHPPDLRDEIESRIPNYEISLDYPEYADRLDDFEVAVDDVLAKRRELMRIQMDRAGDDWQLFFFVYTAPDRFQHLIWDMDRLLAHYKKLDDVLGEVMDYTDDHDADLYVVSDHGFGPIEDLVYVNRILEREGYLFRREDDGTRGALASLGISRDAITGALNRVGITEKALVQSLPRQLVDSVAEQIPGDHALYDVDFDRTVAFVHDTGNLYINDTERFDSGVVDPSEISEIKADIRAALESATDADGGALLEVSDGDDLFPTDEKSPDLVVSGRGTYESRSTVADDVIGDTGVYDASHRSEGIVLCRGPSIDAGATLRGARVVDVAPTLLHGIGEPVPENADGRVLFDAFAEEARPASRKVDRTTVSRTDTDDAVDEDFDDVEDRLKGLGYME comes from the coding sequence ATGAGCGGATCTACAACCCCCTCCGAGCGAGCGTTCGTGCTTGGACTCGACGGCGTACCGTGGAGACTCATCGAGCAGTGGAGCGAGGAGGGCGAACTCCCGAACTTCGCCCGGATGCGCGAGGAGGGCGCGTCCGGAACGCTCGAGAGCACCCGTCCGCCGACGACGCCGCTCGCGTGGCCGTCGATCGCGACGGGTGTCTGGCCGGACAAACACGGAATATACGGCTTTCAGAACCTCTCTTCGGAATACAGCCACGAGATGTACACGAGTCGAGATCTCCAACAGCCGGCCCTCTGGGAACAACTCGGGCCGGCCCACGTCGGGAACGTCCCGATGACGTATCCGGTCAGCGAGATCGATGGCACCATGGTCACGGGCATGATGACGCCCTCGACGGACCGGGAGTTCACCCATCCACCGGATCTCCGGGACGAGATCGAATCCCGGATCCCGAACTACGAGATCAGCCTCGATTACCCCGAGTACGCCGATCGACTGGACGACTTCGAAGTCGCCGTCGACGACGTGCTCGCAAAGCGCCGCGAACTGATGCGGATTCAGATGGACCGCGCCGGCGACGACTGGCAACTGTTTTTCTTCGTCTACACCGCACCCGACCGATTCCAGCACCTCATCTGGGACATGGATCGGCTCCTCGCCCACTACAAGAAACTCGACGACGTGCTCGGCGAGGTCATGGACTACACGGACGACCACGACGCGGACCTCTACGTCGTCTCCGATCACGGCTTCGGCCCGATCGAGGACCTCGTCTACGTCAACCGCATCCTCGAGCGGGAGGGGTACCTGTTCCGCCGCGAAGACGACGGGACCCGCGGCGCGCTCGCGAGCCTCGGCATCTCCCGGGACGCCATCACCGGTGCGCTCAATCGCGTCGGGATCACCGAAAAAGCGCTCGTCCAGTCGCTCCCCCGACAGCTGGTCGACTCCGTTGCCGAGCAGATTCCCGGCGATCACGCCCTCTACGACGTTGACTTCGACCGCACGGTCGCGTTCGTCCACGACACCGGCAACCTGTACATCAACGACACCGAGCGCTTCGACAGCGGCGTCGTCGATCCCAGCGAGATCTCGGAGATCAAGGCCGATATCAGGGCCGCCCTGGAGTCGGCGACCGACGCCGACGGGGGGGCGCTGCTCGAGGTGTCCGACGGGGACGATCTGTTCCCGACGGACGAGAAGTCACCGGACCTCGTCGTGAGCGGTCGGGGAACCTACGAGTCACGAAGCACGGTCGCCGACGACGTGATCGGCGATACCGGGGTTTACGACGCGAGCCACCGCAGCGAGGGGATCGTCCTGTGTCGCGGGCCGTCGATCGACGCCGGAGCGACGCTTCGGGGCGCGCGCGTGGTCGACGTCGCGCCGACGCTGCTCCACGGAATCGGCGAACCGGTCCCGGAAAACGCCGACGGACGGGTGTTGTTCGATGCGTTCGCCGAGGAAGCGCGCCCGGCCTCGAGAAAGGTCGACCGCACGACGGTCAGCCGGACCGACACCGACGATGCGGTCGATGAGGACTTCGACGACGTCGAGGACCGACTGAAGGGGCTCGGTTACATGGAGTGA
- a CDS encoding polysaccharide deacetylase family protein, whose translation MGSVVISLDAELGWGFHDLADPPTERVEAGRRGWSVMLELFEEFDIPATWAVVGHLMLDDCDGVHADHPAPDGWFDRERTDWADRDDLRYAPDLVTDLLESGADHEFASHSFSHALFGRPETDREFAVAELERSREIAADWNESIDSFVYPRNDIGHREVLAEQGVSAYRGRSPTRDGVRGIFDSTIRDRSMLVEPAVDEYGLVNVPASMFLFGFEGPARTVAESIWTDPMVELAHSGIDEAARTDGLFHMWLHPNNLTHERDDRRMRAILSHLERRRTATDLTVETMGDVARRVSGSSPVTEQATASWK comes from the coding sequence GTGGGCAGCGTCGTAATTTCCCTCGACGCCGAACTCGGCTGGGGATTTCACGATCTGGCCGATCCGCCGACCGAGCGGGTCGAGGCCGGTCGCCGCGGCTGGTCGGTCATGCTCGAGTTGTTCGAGGAGTTCGATATCCCGGCGACATGGGCCGTCGTCGGTCACCTCATGCTCGACGACTGCGACGGCGTCCACGCCGACCATCCGGCCCCCGACGGCTGGTTCGACCGCGAGCGAACCGACTGGGCGGACCGCGATGACCTTCGATACGCCCCCGATCTCGTGACGGATCTCCTCGAGTCGGGCGCCGACCACGAGTTCGCCAGCCACTCCTTCTCGCACGCCCTGTTCGGCCGCCCGGAGACGGATCGCGAGTTCGCCGTCGCCGAACTCGAGCGCAGCCGCGAAATCGCGGCCGACTGGAACGAGTCGATCGACTCGTTCGTCTACCCGCGCAACGATATCGGCCACCGGGAGGTGCTGGCCGAGCAGGGCGTCTCGGCGTATCGGGGACGATCACCGACGCGGGACGGCGTGCGCGGAATATTTGATTCGACGATTCGAGACCGGTCGATGCTGGTCGAACCGGCCGTCGACGAGTACGGGCTGGTCAACGTGCCGGCGTCGATGTTCCTCTTCGGGTTCGAGGGGCCGGCGCGGACGGTTGCCGAGTCGATCTGGACGGATCCGATGGTCGAACTGGCCCATAGCGGGATCGACGAGGCGGCCCGGACCGACGGGCTCTTTCACATGTGGCTCCACCCGAACAACCTGACCCACGAGCGGGACGATCGCCGCATGCGGGCGATTCTCTCTCACCTCGAGCGCCGGCGGACCGCGACCGATCTCACGGTCGAGACGATGGGAGATGTTGCCCGCCGTGTCTCGGGATCGTCGCCGGTTACGGAGCAGGCGACGGCGAGCTGGAAGTGA
- a CDS encoding Gfo/Idh/MocA family protein: MAPTPLLHRLTDSNALSLGILGVGNIGMVHLKSAAAMPGVTVVAAADAVPENRERAERAGASRTYDDYATLLNSEDLDAAVVALPPFLHGEAVERAAEAGVDVFVEKPLARTTDEADEMLETARKAGIAIGVDHTLRYQPDMAGVKAAYDEGSVGHVPYASITRLNDGPLGRPPVENAPPSWPLDSDAVGGGSLLELGVHCFDVLEWLFGELRVRDASMGQTLEIDVEDAATVLMEAPETGTTITLHCGSYQWEQLPEVNTRLRLEGVTGTISNQDHLPQNFYAGAAKSALSNVASRLTRDEPAVFGPTFYLQAHYDALADFCDAIREDEQPPVDGADGRRTLELAERAYELAVAETDDADDIDGLETPEVTL, from the coding sequence ATGGCACCAACACCTCTTTTGCATCGGTTGACCGACTCGAATGCGCTCTCGCTGGGCATCCTCGGCGTCGGGAACATCGGCATGGTACACCTGAAGTCAGCAGCCGCGATGCCCGGCGTCACGGTTGTGGCGGCCGCTGACGCCGTCCCCGAGAACCGCGAGCGCGCCGAACGCGCCGGTGCGTCGCGCACGTACGACGATTACGCGACGCTGCTCAACTCCGAGGACCTGGACGCAGCGGTCGTCGCACTCCCGCCGTTCCTCCACGGCGAAGCCGTCGAACGGGCCGCCGAGGCCGGCGTCGATGTCTTCGTCGAGAAACCCCTGGCTCGGACGACCGACGAGGCCGACGAGATGCTCGAGACCGCCCGCAAGGCGGGCATCGCGATCGGCGTCGACCATACGCTGCGTTACCAGCCGGACATGGCCGGCGTCAAGGCGGCCTACGACGAGGGGAGCGTTGGTCACGTCCCCTACGCCTCGATCACCCGGCTCAACGACGGGCCGCTCGGCCGACCACCGGTCGAGAACGCGCCGCCGTCGTGGCCGCTGGATTCCGACGCGGTCGGCGGGGGCTCCCTGCTCGAGCTCGGCGTCCACTGCTTCGACGTCCTCGAGTGGCTGTTCGGCGAGCTCCGAGTCCGGGACGCCTCGATGGGGCAGACGCTCGAGATCGACGTCGAGGACGCCGCGACCGTCCTCATGGAAGCGCCGGAGACGGGGACGACTATCACGCTCCACTGCGGCTCCTACCAGTGGGAACAGCTTCCGGAGGTCAACACCCGGCTTCGCCTCGAGGGCGTGACGGGAACGATCAGCAATCAGGACCACCTGCCGCAGAACTTCTACGCCGGCGCTGCCAAATCCGCCCTCTCGAACGTCGCGAGTCGACTCACGCGCGACGAGCCGGCCGTCTTCGGTCCGACGTTCTACCTGCAGGCTCACTACGACGCCCTGGCGGACTTCTGTGATGCGATCCGCGAGGACGAACAGCCGCCGGTCGACGGGGCCGACGGTCGCCGCACGCTCGAACTCGCCGAACGGGCATACGAGCTGGCAGTCGCGGAGACCGACGACGCCGACGACATCGACGGACTCGAGACGCCCGAGGTGACCCTATGA